A genomic stretch from Aedes albopictus strain Foshan chromosome 2, AalbF5, whole genome shotgun sequence includes:
- the LOC115253648 gene encoding retinol dehydrogenase 12-like, with the protein MSTSLLYLLIPVGVGAGIYLIRKLRELQWGWVRNNFSLRGKVYIVTGSNTGLGYETAKALVARQATVIMACRNMEKASHAIAKIRQKTSEGELIPLELDLASFESIHKFAAEIKAKYPTFDCLINNAGLAMQTPQYTKENYEVHFGVNHLGHFLLVDLLKDNIKNNSARVVVVSSKMHEKNAKVDFENLGKWVDRARGDRFNNLYNNSKLMNFYFARELYKKGYDAHVLCPGLCHTDFFRDYNPKWYHYVLFSPVVWLMLRSAKQGAQNIIHCATENINTAEKNPATGYYIANVKQTKSKVAFDDLVSERLWKESVREINEHKK; encoded by the exons ATGTCCACCTCACTGCTGTACCTTCTGATCCCGGTCGGGGTCGGCGCAGGTATCTATCTGATCCGAAAGCTACGTGAGCTCCAATGGGGCTGGGTGCGCAACAATTTCTCCCTTCGCGGCAAAGTCTACATCGTAACGGGCAGCAACACCGGATTGGGCTACGAAACGGCCAAAGCCCTGGTGGCCCGTCAGGCAACCGTTATTATGGCCTGCCGCAACATGGAGAAGGCAAGCCACGCCATCGCCAAGATCCGTCAGAAGACCAGCGAGGGCGAACTGATCCCGCTGGAACTAGATCTGGCGTCGTTTGAGTCCATTCATAAGTTTGCTGCCGAAATCAAGGCCAAATACCCGACGTTCGATTGCCTTATTAATAATGCCGGACTGGCCATGCAAACTCCGCAGTACACGAAGGAAAACTACGAAGTGCACTTTGGGGTGAACCATTTGGGACATTTTCTACTGGTGGATCTGCTGAAGGATAACATCAAGAACAACTCCGCTCGAGTTGTGGTCGTTTCGTCCAAGATGCATGAGAAAAACGCCAAGGTTGACTTCGAAAACCTGGGAAAATGGGTGGACCGTGCTCGAGGTGATCGCTTCAACAATCTGTACAACAACTCCAAGCTGATGAACTTCTACTTTGCCCGAGAACTATACAAGAAGGGATACGATGCTCATGTGTTGTGTCCGGGCTTGTGccacacggatttcttcagagattacaaTCCTAAGTGGTACCACTACGTCCTGTTTTCGCCAGTGGTTTGGCTGATGCTTCGATCCGCCAAGCAG GGGGCTCAAAATATAATCCACTGCGCAACAGAAAATATCAACACCGCAGAGAAGAATCCGGCTACGGGATATTATATTGCCAACGTGAAACAGACAAAATCGAAGGTCGCATTTGATGATCTGGTTTCCGAGCGACTGTGGAAGGAGAGTGTACGCGAGATCAATGAACATAAAAAATAA